A segment of the Chaetodon trifascialis isolate fChaTrf1 chromosome 2, fChaTrf1.hap1, whole genome shotgun sequence genome:
TTTAGACCTGGAACACTTACAGTTCAGGTTCTCTTAAGAAAACTCATGACTTGATGATTGAAGGTATAATTTTACTGAGACTGTTAACTGTTAGCACCATATCAGTGCACGAACAAGACAGCGGTGTTGGTCCTCTTGTCTCAGCGAGTAGGAAAGTACGTGTATTTCCCAAAGTGCCAAACCTAAAACTTTAACACCAGACGACAGAAGTTATCCACCAGCTGGGGAGCATAATGGAGCACTGAGGCGCTTACTTACATTTACTGTAGCTGCAACATGCTAACAGACAATCAGCAAAGCTGTACTTGGGTCTTGCTAATTGAGGGCAGAGTATTGCATGTTAAACTACAATTAcaagtcatttggcagacgcttttatccaaagcgacgtacaatagtaagtaaataaataaatgattaaaccTATCTCTGTTgctctgcttctccctctcagGTATTTCTGAGGAGGCTGGATGGGACTGAAAACTTCTACAGGCCCTGGAGTCACTACAAGACTGGATTTGGGAATGTGGCTGGAGAATATTGGCTTGGTGAGTTCTTGAGGGAAAACGGCAGTAAAATCATGAGGCGTGTGTTGCTTTCCATCCTGATTTGCTGAAGTGAGATGAACTATGAGGTGTGAGGTTCAGAAATGAGTGTGATAAAGGGCTTTGGCgcaaaaaatgaaatgaaacagatcTTTGTGCACCTTTTCAGGGCTGGAAAACatcttcctgctgtctgtgaggaaaaacaatCAGCTGCGGCTTGACATGACGGACTGGGAGGGGAGGAAGGCGTACGCCCGCTACTCCTCCTTCTCAATCGGTCCTGAAAACACTGGATATCAGCTTCAACTGGGCAGCTTCACTGGTGGAACGGCAGGTGAGGATCCCCGGCTGCGTATTTGGGAAGTTTGGGTTTAAGAAGTCAAGGCCTGTGAATGAATGTACTGCAGGATTTCTTTTTATGAGAAAACGGTCCCTTTATCCCTGCTGGATTTTTTAGAATCAAGGCTGATATTCAACAGTGAGCCTGGGGGGATATAAAATTGGttcttaaattatttatttattttaataattttaaaaagtctTGTTGTGTCCTTACAGACTAATGGGTTAGAAAACCATAGTGGATCTCCTGTGGATCTCCAGAGACAAATTACATTTATCATATGAACgaaagaaatgaaacattaatgttctttcactgtattttttaaatatcagtttcatttttaagaCATTATGCATGAGTAGCTCGTTTATTTAGAGATACCTTGTTTATATTTAGGATTTCTAAAGTAGATGATCCAGACTGTGAAGGTAAGTAAGTCGCTAAGGGACAGgacagaaatgaatgagtgagaaaTCTTATATTCCACTTCGTAAAAAAGGAAGACCTCCCACCACATTATTAGTATTTTCTTTGCAACTTCCCTTTTCACAACTGCAATCCCCTCGCCCCAGTcaaaacaatatatttatggAAAACATAACAAAACGGAGACAGCCATTCTATAATGTCCTATTTTAAGTAtctttataaataaactttctCCAGAGAAGGCtaaaagaaatataaaaccAGGATGAGAAAATCTctttgctcctctcctctttcctgaCTCCCCCTGCCCACAAATAACTTACACACAGTCCCTACATTTTCACAGGTAATCAGCAACATGTGACACCTGTGTGTTACTCAGTACCAACAATAagcatacaaaaataaatagacATGTAAATGTAACTTTTATTACATTTGCATTGTGTCAAATAGAATCAGTCAGAATATTTTAGGTGTAAAAGTCAAAAGGAAATGGTTGCATGCATCTGTCCTGCTCAGCTGATGTTTTTCCCCCTGAAAGTGTTAAAATCTTTACAGCATGTTACTTTTATCGtctttaaatctgttttatcACTAATGAGTAATAATAGAACAGCCGGCTGCAAGCAAGCATTTCTGAGTATCACAGATCAAGCTGATTTAAACCTGGCTAACATTGCTTTTGTCCTCATTTGTAGGAGACAGTTTGACAAATCAAAACGACATGAAGTTCACCACCTTTGACAAAGACCAGGACCAGTGGGAAAAAAACTGCGCTCAGCATTATCTAGGTGGATTCTGGTACAATACCTGCCACACGAGTAACCCCACCGGCATGTACGCGCCTCATGGTGCCATCGGATTTGAAAACGTCCATGTCCTTTGGCAGGCGTGGAAGGGCTGGAACTACTCCCTTAAGACTATCGACATGAAGATCAGATCAGCTGCTAAGTGTTCATGCAGACATTAACATGATAATGTTAACATTACAgggaaatatgaaaaatacaatcAGTCAGAATGTTTTAGTAAAATACTTTGTGATTGGTTTTGATAAGCTTTACATAAATAAACTTTGTTGTCActgatgtatttttgttattatcattTAGTGTTTTCCACTGTTCTGTGCTGGGAACCACCCAGTGTACTGTTTACTATCTGCAGCCATGCTacctgctctgtgaggctagTTAGCAATgctaaagtcagcatgctaacatgctcacactgacaatgctaatatgctgataTGTAGCAGACAACATGTTTACAACATAgtgta
Coding sequences within it:
- the LOC139343456 gene encoding microfibril-associated glycoprotein 4-like; protein product: MMKMQVTLFVALLVHVASVHAVPEFYMPIDCDDIHRSDNTTSSGVYTIYPGGPAMPLKVYCDMETDGGGWTVFLRRLDGTENFYRPWSHYKTGFGNVAGEYWLGLENIFLLSVRKNNQLRLDMTDWEGRKAYARYSSFSIGPENTGYQLQLGSFTGGTAGDSLTNQNDMKFTTFDKDQDQWEKNCAQHYLGGFWYNTCHTSNPTGMYAPHGAIGFENVHVLWQAWKGWNYSLKTIDMKIRSAAKCSCRH